The proteins below are encoded in one region of Candidatus Polarisedimenticolaceae bacterium:
- the smc gene encoding chromosome segregation protein SMC, producing the protein MLRLEKLHIAGFKSFGDSAEVVFPDGITAVVGPNGCGKSNIGDAINWVLGEQSARMLRGSSMQDVIFNGTEGRKPVGLAEVSLHLVGTTGIDGDDPKRIVVTRRLYRDGESEYLMNGHKTRLRDIQDLLREERVGAQTYATIEQGRIEAILNAKPKDRRLIIEEAAGIAGFKHKRRLAELKLDATQANLLRVNDILLEVTRQINSLKRQAAKARRYSRLRDELRQKEAVRFALRARALDADLLRLREREGQAREEEAAASARLAAIEASLVEERLALEDAERRARAAGEALHLLDIEIDRKESRARACRERIVVSEEADRRLSGELEAMHARRSELAAERGSLEAAAGRADEELRSAEARLDALQREAAEAERAVIERRAEVETLRRRLFEATGHLSDQRNRRRSIEEALERARHHAARLTAEREAAAGELASRGSEAEVLGRQAEEHHRSVEELQQALAASETSLRDVRATLREDSESLATARQHEKSHGARLRTLEDVATRFAGVSDGVRMVLTRGAEAGVRTLGVVADFVEAVPEFETAAEAYLQGLLPAVVVGDDGDAERAARLVRDAGAGRTLLLSSIQPAGSLAVGVPANGHAPLPDHLLGDPRIVGRLKDRITIKSGDGFVRERIGDAVLVDSLEAALDLHRRHPQADYLTPTGEVVYASGLVAAGGAAGAQEGLLAHNRKIHEERHALEEAAVLAASLQERVDASRAEEHRLDVEVARRRAELEVAQRVRSDLDLKVQRTEDDRARALRRVQVLAEEIENLEADGRRMETERNAADEAVAAAEGAFAGFEATLAAEVDTLDRLLEALRAAGESAAAVRADVGARRQRQADARRELERLSGAIGDVEARIAQAESEREGANRRRDEAQETLRTTELELGEDVERRQANARALSALEAENDAARAALQEKDGAVREARADLDACRDAARDAELARARSESDRGHLDDLCAQELGVVASEAAGLAGEAMAELEALEPGALEEAIAQLKERIDQIGPVNLMAIDEFQGLEERFTFLTSQKKDLEDSIESLKESIRRINRQSREKFLEVFEAVRTSYQEIFRVLFNGGRADLVLEESEDVLEAGIEMIAQPPGKKLGSVMLMSGGEKSMSALALLFAIFRIQPSPFCLLDEVDAALDELNVTRFTRMLKEYAEHTQFILITHNKRSMEAANLLYGVTMEEPGVSRLVSMRV; encoded by the coding sequence ATGCTCAGGCTCGAAAAGCTGCACATCGCCGGCTTCAAGTCGTTCGGAGACTCGGCGGAGGTGGTGTTCCCCGACGGGATCACCGCCGTGGTCGGGCCGAACGGCTGCGGGAAGTCCAACATCGGCGACGCGATCAACTGGGTTCTCGGAGAGCAGAGCGCCCGGATGCTCCGGGGATCGTCGATGCAGGACGTCATCTTCAACGGGACCGAGGGACGCAAGCCGGTCGGCCTCGCCGAGGTGAGCCTCCACCTCGTCGGCACGACGGGGATCGACGGCGACGACCCCAAGCGCATCGTGGTCACGCGGCGCCTCTATCGCGACGGCGAGAGCGAGTACCTCATGAACGGGCACAAGACCCGCCTGAGGGACATCCAGGACCTGCTCCGCGAGGAGCGGGTCGGCGCCCAGACCTACGCGACGATCGAGCAGGGTCGGATCGAGGCGATCCTCAACGCGAAGCCGAAGGACCGGCGCCTCATCATCGAGGAGGCCGCGGGGATCGCGGGATTCAAGCACAAGCGACGCCTGGCGGAGCTCAAGCTCGACGCCACGCAGGCCAACCTCCTCCGGGTCAACGACATCCTCCTGGAGGTCACGCGCCAGATCAACTCGCTCAAGCGCCAGGCCGCGAAGGCCCGCCGTTACTCGCGGCTGCGCGACGAGCTGCGCCAGAAGGAGGCGGTGCGTTTCGCGCTGCGGGCGCGGGCCCTCGACGCCGACCTGCTGCGGCTCCGCGAGCGCGAGGGGCAGGCGCGCGAGGAGGAGGCGGCGGCGAGCGCGCGGCTCGCGGCGATCGAGGCGTCCCTCGTCGAGGAGCGGCTCGCGCTCGAGGATGCCGAGCGGCGCGCCCGCGCGGCGGGGGAGGCGCTGCACCTTCTGGACATCGAGATCGACCGCAAGGAGTCGCGCGCCCGTGCGTGCCGCGAGCGGATCGTCGTCTCCGAGGAGGCGGATCGCCGTCTTTCGGGGGAGCTCGAGGCGATGCACGCCAGGCGTTCCGAGCTCGCCGCCGAACGCGGCTCGCTCGAAGCGGCGGCCGGTCGCGCCGACGAGGAGCTGCGCTCCGCCGAAGCGCGCCTGGACGCCCTGCAGCGCGAGGCGGCCGAGGCCGAGCGCGCCGTGATCGAACGGAGGGCCGAGGTGGAGACGCTGCGCCGGCGCCTTTTCGAGGCGACGGGCCACCTGTCCGACCAGAGGAATCGCCGGCGCTCGATCGAGGAGGCGCTCGAGCGGGCGCGCCATCACGCGGCGCGCCTGACCGCGGAGCGCGAGGCCGCCGCGGGCGAGCTCGCCTCGCGCGGCTCGGAAGCCGAGGTGCTCGGCCGCCAGGCCGAAGAACACCACCGCAGCGTCGAGGAGCTGCAGCAGGCGCTCGCGGCGTCGGAGACGTCGCTCCGGGACGTCCGCGCGACGCTGCGCGAGGATTCCGAGTCCCTCGCGACGGCGCGGCAGCACGAGAAATCGCACGGCGCGCGGCTGCGCACCCTCGAGGACGTGGCGACCCGGTTCGCCGGCGTCTCGGACGGCGTCCGTATGGTGCTCACGCGCGGGGCGGAGGCGGGCGTCCGCACGCTCGGCGTCGTGGCGGACTTCGTCGAAGCGGTCCCCGAGTTCGAGACCGCCGCCGAGGCCTACCTCCAGGGGCTCCTGCCGGCCGTGGTCGTCGGCGACGACGGCGACGCCGAGCGCGCCGCGCGCCTGGTGCGGGACGCCGGCGCGGGGCGCACCCTCCTGCTGAGCTCGATCCAGCCCGCGGGATCGCTGGCGGTCGGCGTTCCGGCCAACGGACACGCCCCGCTTCCCGATCACCTGCTCGGAGACCCCCGGATCGTCGGTCGCCTCAAGGACCGGATCACCATCAAGTCCGGGGACGGGTTCGTCCGGGAGCGCATCGGCGACGCCGTGCTCGTGGACAGCCTCGAGGCGGCGCTCGACCTCCACCGCCGGCATCCCCAGGCCGACTACCTGACGCCCACCGGTGAGGTCGTCTACGCCTCGGGGCTCGTCGCGGCGGGGGGCGCGGCGGGCGCGCAGGAGGGCCTTCTCGCGCACAACCGCAAGATCCACGAGGAGCGCCACGCCCTCGAGGAAGCGGCCGTGCTCGCGGCGAGCCTCCAGGAGCGGGTGGACGCCTCCCGCGCCGAGGAGCACCGGCTCGACGTCGAGGTCGCCAGGCGCCGCGCGGAGCTCGAGGTGGCTCAGCGCGTCCGCTCCGATCTCGACCTCAAGGTCCAGCGCACGGAGGACGATCGCGCCCGGGCGCTTCGGCGGGTGCAGGTCCTCGCCGAGGAGATCGAGAACCTCGAGGCCGACGGAAGGCGGATGGAGACCGAGCGGAACGCCGCCGACGAGGCGGTGGCGGCCGCCGAGGGAGCGTTCGCCGGGTTCGAAGCGACCCTCGCCGCCGAGGTCGACACCCTCGACCGGCTGCTCGAGGCGTTGCGCGCCGCGGGGGAGAGCGCGGCCGCGGTGCGCGCCGACGTCGGCGCGAGACGGCAGCGCCAGGCCGACGCCCGCAGGGAGCTCGAGCGCCTCTCGGGGGCGATCGGCGACGTCGAGGCGCGGATCGCGCAGGCGGAGTCCGAGCGGGAAGGGGCGAACCGCCGCCGCGACGAGGCGCAGGAGACCCTTCGGACGACCGAGCTCGAGCTCGGCGAGGACGTCGAGCGTCGGCAGGCGAACGCGCGCGCGCTTTCGGCCCTCGAGGCCGAAAACGACGCCGCGCGCGCCGCGTTGCAGGAGAAGGACGGGGCGGTGCGGGAGGCGCGCGCCGACCTCGACGCGTGCCGCGACGCCGCCCGGGACGCGGAGCTGGCGCGGGCGCGCTCGGAGTCCGACCGCGGCCACCTCGACGATCTCTGCGCGCAGGAGCTCGGCGTCGTGGCTTCGGAGGCGGCGGGACTCGCCGGCGAGGCGATGGCCGAGCTCGAGGCGCTCGAGCCCGGCGCCCTCGAGGAAGCGATCGCGCAGCTCAAGGAGCGGATCGACCAGATCGGGCCGGTCAACCTGATGGCGATCGACGAGTTCCAGGGGCTCGAGGAGCGCTTCACCTTCCTCACGAGCCAGAAGAAGGACCTCGAGGATTCGATCGAGTCGCTCAAGGAGTCGATCCGCCGCATCAATCGCCAGTCGCGCGAGAAGTTCCTCGAGGTCTTCGAGGCGGTCCGCACCTCCTATCAGGAGATCTTCCGCGTGTTGTTCAACGGCGGTCGGGCCGATCTCGTCCTCGAGGAGAGCGAGGACGTCCTCGAGGCCGGCATCGAGATGATCGCGCAGCCCCCCGGCAAGAAACTCGGCTCGGTGATGCTGATGTCCGGCGGCGAGAAGTCGATGTCGGCGTTGGCGCTGCTCTTCGCGATCTTCCGCATCCAGCCGTCGCCGTTCTGCCTCCTCGACGAGGTGGACGCCGCGCTCGACGAGCTGAACGTGACGCGCTTCACGCGGATGCTGAAGGAGTACGCGGAGCACACGCAGTTCATCCTGATCACCCACAACAAGCGATCGATGGAGGCCGCGAACCTCCTCTACGGCGTGACGATGGAGGAGCCCGGCGTCTCGCGCCTCGTGTCGATGCGCGTCTGA
- a CDS encoding polyprenyl synthetase family protein — protein MPQRVDPAVQEPAYSPADIAALVADELIRVEDLFRLSVASPVRIVDEIGSFVADGGGKRVRPMLHLLCAKLVGYRGPHDVLMATVLECIHSATLIHDDIIDEATTRRGRPSVNHRWGNNITVLFGDYLYAKAMEMALDAGSLRIMRVLAEITLRMTEGEMLQTRYVGRLDLSVQEYLDLVERKTAALFGGCCEIAGMLGQVGDEREQALRRYGLKLGLAFQLVDDLLDFTGDAAVLGKPAASDLREGKATLAVIDLLSEGPPRATDLARTVVAAGNGGAVREIAELTALLHETGAIARARARAHRYAEEAAAELQRFPDGPVRRALQAVPDLLVFRDR, from the coding sequence ATGCCGCAGCGGGTTGATCCCGCCGTCCAGGAGCCGGCGTATTCGCCGGCGGATATCGCCGCGCTCGTGGCCGACGAGTTGATCCGCGTCGAGGACCTGTTTCGCCTGTCGGTCGCCTCTCCCGTCCGGATCGTCGACGAAATCGGCTCGTTTGTCGCCGACGGAGGAGGCAAGCGGGTCCGCCCGATGCTCCACCTCCTCTGCGCCAAGCTCGTCGGTTATCGGGGTCCCCACGACGTCCTGATGGCGACGGTGCTCGAGTGCATCCACTCGGCCACCCTCATCCACGACGACATCATCGACGAGGCCACGACCCGCCGGGGGCGTCCTTCGGTCAACCATCGCTGGGGGAACAACATCACCGTCCTCTTCGGCGACTACCTCTACGCCAAGGCGATGGAGATGGCCCTGGACGCGGGAAGCCTGCGCATCATGCGCGTCCTCGCCGAGATCACGTTGCGCATGACCGAAGGGGAGATGCTCCAGACGCGCTACGTCGGCCGCCTCGATCTGAGCGTGCAGGAGTACCTCGACCTCGTCGAACGGAAAACCGCCGCGTTGTTCGGCGGGTGCTGCGAGATCGCGGGGATGCTGGGACAGGTGGGGGACGAGCGGGAGCAGGCGCTGCGCCGCTACGGGCTGAAGCTCGGACTCGCGTTCCAGCTGGTGGACGACCTCCTCGATTTCACCGGGGACGCCGCGGTCCTCGGCAAGCCTGCGGCGAGCGACCTGCGCGAGGGGAAGGCCACCCTCGCCGTGATCGACCTCCTTTCGGAAGGGCCGCCCCGGGCGACCGACCTCGCACGCACCGTGGTCGCCGCCGGGAACGGCGGGGCGGTGCGCGAGATCGCGGAGCTGACGGCCCTTCTCCACGAGACCGGAGCGATCGCCCGGGCCCGGGCCCGCGCCCACCGGTATGCCGAGGAGGCGGCGGCGGAGCTCCAGCGCTTCCCCGACGGGCCGGTCCGCCGGGCCCTCCAGGCGGTTCCGGACTTGCTGGTGTTCCGGGACCGCTGA
- a CDS encoding outer membrane lipoprotein carrier protein LolA → MILRTFAAAVLLSAPVAPAAEPVPALAAVESWLKATRTLEGRFEQTLLSGALGTGLTESGRLWIERPGRMRWDYERPERKVALVNGEHTALYLEAEQQWIRGRLGEESELLPALLAGNKPMSELFTASDAGAGRLRLRPREANAGALEEILLVFRRDTGAIEGAEILDAAGNRTAYRFEGWKRNRKLPDGVFAFEPPPGTEFVDAQNP, encoded by the coding sequence ATGATCCTACGCACCTTCGCCGCCGCCGTCCTCCTTTCCGCGCCGGTCGCGCCTGCGGCCGAGCCCGTCCCCGCCCTCGCGGCGGTCGAGTCCTGGCTGAAGGCGACCCGGACCCTCGAGGGGCGGTTCGAGCAGACGCTCCTGTCGGGAGCCCTGGGGACCGGGCTCACGGAATCCGGGCGGCTTTGGATCGAGAGGCCCGGTCGCATGCGATGGGACTACGAGCGGCCGGAGCGCAAGGTGGCGCTGGTCAACGGCGAGCACACGGCGCTGTACCTCGAAGCGGAGCAGCAGTGGATCCGGGGCAGGCTCGGGGAGGAGTCGGAGCTGCTTCCGGCGCTGCTGGCCGGAAACAAGCCGATGTCCGAGCTCTTTACCGCGTCCGACGCGGGAGCGGGTCGGCTGCGGTTGCGACCCCGCGAGGCGAACGCGGGGGCCCTCGAGGAGATCCTCCTCGTCTTCCGCCGGGACACCGGGGCGATCGAGGGGGCGGAGATCCTCGACGCCGCGGGGAACCGGACCGCCTACCGGTTCGAGGGATGGAAGCGGAACCGCAAGCTGCCGGACGGCGTTTTCGCCTTCGAGCCCCCTCCCGGGACGGAGTTCGTCGACGCCCAGAATCCTTGA
- a CDS encoding DUF481 domain-containing protein, which produces MKRFFVAVVVASLAHVAVLAEDAPAKPWTNATELGVIVTSGNSESTNFAFSNKYGYKWTNAEFLSNAGALRTESTPNAFNLDGVLVEPPKETTAESYFLDGKYRRTVTGDLFWYALAGWNRNRFQGIDSRLFGGGGIGYRFFETDRTKFSGEIGVDYTQESPVDGEDRDFAGARGFLAYEQKIGESSKFVQELEILENLDDTDDLRARSLTSIQASLNARLALKFAVRVLYDKQPATETLNDVDDLDGVAPPIVRELDELDTILTATLVINF; this is translated from the coding sequence ATGAAGCGGTTCTTCGTCGCCGTCGTGGTTGCCAGCCTCGCTCACGTCGCCGTCCTCGCCGAGGACGCGCCTGCGAAGCCGTGGACCAACGCCACCGAGCTGGGCGTGATCGTCACGAGCGGGAACTCCGAGTCCACCAATTTCGCCTTCTCCAACAAGTACGGCTACAAGTGGACGAACGCGGAGTTCCTCTCCAACGCCGGAGCCCTGCGCACCGAATCCACCCCCAACGCGTTCAACCTCGACGGCGTGCTCGTCGAGCCCCCCAAGGAGACGACCGCGGAGTCGTATTTCCTCGACGGGAAGTACCGCCGTACCGTGACCGGCGATCTGTTCTGGTACGCGCTCGCCGGCTGGAACCGGAACCGCTTCCAGGGGATCGACTCCCGCCTGTTCGGCGGCGGCGGGATCGGGTACCGGTTCTTCGAGACCGACCGGACCAAGTTCTCCGGCGAGATCGGCGTGGACTACACGCAGGAGAGCCCCGTCGACGGCGAGGACCGCGACTTCGCCGGAGCGCGCGGTTTTCTCGCCTACGAGCAGAAGATCGGGGAGTCCTCGAAGTTCGTGCAGGAGCTCGAGATCCTGGAGAACCTGGACGACACCGACGATCTTCGCGCGCGCTCCTTGACGTCGATCCAGGCGAGCCTGAACGCGCGGCTCGCCCTGAAGTTCGCGGTGCGGGTCCTTTATGACAAGCAGCCCGCGACCGAGACCCTCAACGACGTCGACGACCTCGACGGGGTGGCCCCGCCGATCGTCCGGGAGCTCGACGAGCTCGACACGATCCTGACCGCCACCCTCGTGATCAATTTCTGA
- the mutS gene encoding DNA mismatch repair protein MutS yields MPAESSLTPMFRQYRTMKAEHPGTLLLFRMGDFYEMFYEDAVDASRVLELALTARGKGTAHEAPMCGFPHHQIDAYTARLVRAGRRVAVCEQVEDPRKAKGLVRREVIRVVTPGTLTDPGELDEKEPAWIASVAEVGGVVGAAFADLSTGSFLAWQSSDGPDAREALVERLQAFSPREIVVAEELPARERLAELGRAALTPVDGYAFLPDPAGELLRRHFGVASLDGFGLRDAPVAVAAAGGLLAYLRDTQKHGLEHLDGIALHEPRAALALDRATRRNLEIERSLRDGARAGSLIHAVDRTRTAAGARLLRAWILEPLLDAREIARRHDAVEELVERAALRETMRSRLEAVRDIERLTGRIVAASAGPRELVALRASLESVPALVESGSTLAMAFLRETLDGLDPCADLEQRLAAALVDQPPAGAKDGGVLRDGFHAELDELRAIRRDGSAWITALEAREREATGIASLKVRFNKVFGYYIEISRSNLDRVPDRYTRKQTIAGGERYVTPELKDYESKVLHAQERIVELEYELFAALRTEIAAHAHRLKATARALARLDVVCAFAELAVREGYCRPRVSEGLELRIAGGRHPVVEATLGHGRFVPNDTSLDPPASAIGILTGPNMGGKSTYLRQVALIVVLAQAGSFVPAESAEIGIVDRVFCRVGASDSLAEGQSTFMVEMTETANILHHAGPRSLVLLDEIGRGTSTFDGLAIAWAVAEHLHGRAGGAPRTLFATHYHEMTELAVALPGVRNLRMAVRERGHEVVFTHRVESGAADRSYGIHVARLAGVPAAVLARAREILENLEKDEFGGDGLPRRARRGGSTRYRRGETPLFALAEPEPRTPPPDPSVAEILAELRACDPDRLTPIDALQRLDAWVRRLRTRGDGA; encoded by the coding sequence ATGCCGGCCGAATCCTCCCTGACGCCGATGTTCCGGCAGTACCGGACCATGAAGGCGGAACATCCGGGAACGCTCCTGCTGTTCCGGATGGGGGACTTCTACGAGATGTTCTACGAGGATGCGGTCGACGCCAGCCGCGTCCTCGAGCTCGCGCTCACCGCGCGCGGGAAGGGCACCGCCCACGAGGCGCCGATGTGCGGGTTCCCGCACCACCAGATCGACGCGTACACGGCGCGCCTCGTGCGCGCCGGACGTCGCGTGGCGGTCTGCGAACAGGTCGAGGACCCCCGCAAGGCCAAGGGGCTCGTGAGACGGGAAGTGATCCGGGTCGTCACCCCGGGGACCCTGACCGATCCCGGGGAGCTCGACGAGAAGGAACCGGCCTGGATCGCCTCGGTGGCCGAGGTCGGCGGGGTGGTGGGCGCCGCCTTCGCGGACCTCTCGACCGGGTCGTTCCTCGCCTGGCAGTCCTCCGATGGTCCGGACGCCCGCGAAGCCCTCGTCGAGCGTCTCCAGGCGTTCTCACCCCGCGAGATCGTCGTCGCGGAGGAGCTTCCCGCCCGCGAGCGTCTCGCGGAGCTCGGCCGCGCGGCGCTGACGCCGGTCGACGGGTACGCGTTCCTCCCCGATCCCGCCGGGGAGCTGCTTCGCCGCCACTTCGGCGTCGCCTCCCTGGACGGCTTCGGCCTTCGCGACGCGCCGGTCGCGGTCGCCGCCGCGGGGGGGCTGCTCGCCTACCTCCGCGACACGCAGAAACACGGCCTCGAGCACCTCGACGGGATCGCGCTGCACGAGCCGCGCGCCGCGCTCGCCCTGGATCGCGCCACCCGCCGCAACCTCGAGATCGAGCGTTCGCTGCGCGACGGCGCCCGCGCGGGCTCGCTGATCCACGCCGTCGACCGCACGCGCACCGCCGCCGGAGCGCGGCTGCTCCGCGCGTGGATCCTGGAGCCGCTCCTCGACGCCCGCGAGATCGCGCGCCGCCACGATGCGGTCGAGGAGCTCGTCGAGCGGGCGGCGCTGCGCGAGACGATGCGCTCCCGCCTCGAGGCGGTGCGCGACATCGAGCGTCTCACGGGGAGAATCGTCGCCGCGAGCGCGGGCCCGCGCGAGCTCGTCGCCCTGCGCGCGTCCCTCGAGTCGGTGCCGGCGCTCGTCGAGTCCGGATCGACGCTCGCGATGGCCTTCCTTCGCGAGACCCTCGACGGGCTCGATCCGTGCGCCGACCTCGAGCAACGCCTCGCGGCGGCGCTCGTCGACCAGCCCCCCGCCGGCGCGAAGGACGGCGGGGTCCTGCGCGACGGCTTCCACGCCGAGCTCGACGAGCTGCGCGCGATCCGCCGGGACGGCAGCGCGTGGATCACCGCCCTCGAGGCGCGCGAGCGCGAGGCGACGGGAATCGCGTCGCTGAAGGTCCGGTTCAACAAGGTCTTCGGCTACTACATCGAGATCTCGCGGTCGAACCTCGACCGCGTCCCCGACCGCTACACCCGCAAGCAGACGATCGCGGGGGGCGAGCGTTACGTCACCCCCGAGCTGAAGGACTACGAGTCGAAGGTCCTGCACGCGCAGGAGCGGATCGTGGAGCTCGAGTACGAGCTGTTCGCCGCGTTGCGGACCGAGATCGCCGCCCACGCCCACCGGCTCAAGGCGACCGCGCGCGCCCTCGCGCGCCTCGACGTCGTCTGCGCCTTCGCCGAGCTCGCCGTGCGCGAGGGGTACTGCCGCCCGCGCGTCTCGGAGGGGCTCGAGCTGCGGATCGCGGGCGGACGCCATCCGGTCGTCGAGGCGACCCTCGGCCACGGCCGCTTCGTCCCGAACGACACCTCCCTCGACCCCCCCGCCTCGGCGATCGGCATCCTCACCGGCCCGAACATGGGGGGGAAGTCGACCTACCTGAGGCAGGTCGCGCTGATCGTCGTCCTCGCGCAGGCGGGCTCGTTCGTCCCCGCCGAATCGGCCGAGATCGGGATCGTCGATCGCGTCTTCTGTCGCGTGGGAGCGTCGGACAGTCTGGCCGAAGGGCAAAGCACGTTCATGGTGGAGATGACCGAGACGGCGAACATCCTCCACCACGCCGGGCCGCGAAGCCTCGTCCTCCTCGACGAGATCGGCCGCGGGACCTCGACCTTCGACGGCCTCGCGATCGCGTGGGCGGTCGCGGAGCACCTCCACGGCCGGGCGGGAGGAGCGCCGCGCACGCTCTTCGCGACGCACTACCACGAGATGACCGAGCTCGCCGTGGCGCTCCCCGGCGTGCGCAACCTCCGCATGGCCGTGCGCGAGCGCGGGCACGAGGTCGTCTTCACGCACCGCGTGGAGTCCGGCGCGGCCGACCGCTCCTACGGCATCCACGTCGCGAGGCTCGCGGGGGTGCCCGCGGCCGTCCTGGCGCGGGCGCGCGAGATCCTCGAGAACCTGGAGAAGGACGAGTTCGGCGGGGACGGGCTTCCGCGTCGCGCGCGCCGGGGCGGATCGACGCGATACCGCCGCGGCGAGACGCCGCTGTTCGCCCTGGCGGAGCCCGAGCCGCGCACGCCGCCACCCGATCCGAGCGTGGCGGAGATCCTGGCGGAGTTGCGGGCGTGTGATCCGGACCGGCTCACGCCGATCGACGCCCTTCAGAGGCTGGACGCGTGGGTGCGCCGCCTCCGCACCCGCGGAGACGGCGCCTAG
- a CDS encoding STAS domain-containing protein, which yields MSLKLNVREAGHVSVVDLSGKITIGEGDSLLREKVQALLDGGKKNILLNLEGVSYMDSAGIGELVACYKRAREKGGTVKLLKPAGKVQDLLALTKLEEVFDSYQTEKDALVAF from the coding sequence ATGAGCCTCAAGTTGAACGTCCGCGAGGCCGGTCACGTCTCGGTCGTGGACCTCTCGGGCAAGATCACCATCGGCGAGGGCGATTCGCTGCTGCGGGAGAAGGTGCAGGCGCTGCTCGACGGCGGCAAGAAGAACATCCTGCTCAATCTCGAGGGCGTGTCGTACATGGATTCGGCCGGCATCGGCGAGCTCGTGGCCTGCTACAAGCGGGCTCGCGAGAAGGGCGGCACCGTCAAGCTGCTCAAGCCGGCGGGGAAGGTCCAGGACCTGCTCGCGCTCACCAAGCTCGAAGAGGTCTTCGACTCGTACCAGACCGAGAAGGACGCCCTCGTCGCCTTCTGA
- a CDS encoding ATP-binding protein has product MAEAVVLRFPSSVRFVETAHALAEKLGAQAGFSDDEALNLAIAVHEGVINALVHGNRQDPKVPVEVRFDLLKRGIRVRIRDRGEGFDPQATPDPTDKEHILNTSGRGILMMRAYTDRLEFRRRPGRGMEVTMHKKVQSGRRGNAKRR; this is encoded by the coding sequence TTGGCCGAAGCCGTCGTCCTCAGGTTTCCCAGCTCCGTCCGGTTCGTGGAGACCGCGCACGCCCTGGCGGAAAAACTGGGAGCCCAGGCCGGATTCTCGGACGACGAGGCCCTGAATCTCGCCATCGCGGTGCACGAGGGCGTGATCAACGCCCTCGTCCACGGAAACCGTCAGGATCCGAAGGTCCCGGTCGAGGTCCGTTTCGACCTCCTCAAGCGCGGGATCCGGGTGCGGATCCGCGACCGTGGGGAGGGATTCGACCCGCAGGCGACCCCCGATCCGACGGACAAGGAGCACATCCTCAACACGTCCGGTCGGGGGATCCTGATGATGCGTGCGTACACGGACCGGCTGGAGTTCCGGCGCAGGCCCGGACGCGGCATGGAAGTCACGATGCACAAGAAGGTACAATCCGGCCGCCGCGGCAACGCGAAGCGGCGCTGA
- a CDS encoding beta-ketoacyl-ACP synthase III, translating to MAGDGQVRAGVLGTGSHVPDRIVDNRELAERYGCSEDWILKRTGIQQRRFAAPGVAASDLGLLAARQALDAAEVEPRELDLVICATYTPDMAFPSTACLIQDRLGAQPAASFDLQAACSGFVYALVTAAQFIANGAARRVLVVGSDVNSRIIDPMDQKVTALFGDGAGAVVLGPVNGSTGLLGWHMGADGSGGSLFRMPAGGSRKPASAETIEAREHFIQMDGPTLFRFAVEALVTASRRALDRSGLAPDAVDLFVPHQANLRILEAGIERLKIPRDRMLVTVDRYANTAAATIPIALDEAVRTGRVSPGANLLMTGFGAGLTWGAAVLRWTGGKSEGGGPIR from the coding sequence ATGGCAGGCGACGGGCAGGTTCGTGCCGGCGTGCTCGGCACGGGGAGTCACGTCCCCGACCGCATCGTCGACAACCGCGAGCTCGCGGAGCGCTACGGCTGCTCCGAAGACTGGATCCTCAAGCGGACGGGGATCCAGCAGCGTCGGTTCGCCGCGCCCGGGGTCGCCGCCTCCGACCTGGGACTTCTGGCCGCGCGGCAGGCGCTCGACGCCGCCGAGGTGGAGCCCAGGGAGCTCGACCTCGTCATCTGCGCGACCTACACCCCCGACATGGCCTTCCCCTCGACCGCGTGCCTGATCCAGGACCGACTCGGAGCGCAACCCGCCGCCTCGTTCGACCTGCAGGCGGCCTGCTCCGGGTTCGTCTACGCCCTCGTGACCGCGGCGCAGTTCATCGCGAACGGGGCGGCGCGACGGGTGCTCGTCGTCGGGTCGGACGTGAACTCCAGGATCATCGACCCGATGGACCAGAAGGTCACGGCCCTGTTCGGGGACGGCGCGGGGGCGGTGGTCCTCGGACCGGTCAACGGATCCACGGGCCTTCTCGGGTGGCACATGGGGGCCGACGGTTCCGGGGGGTCCCTCTTCAGGATGCCCGCCGGCGGATCGCGCAAACCCGCCTCCGCCGAGACGATCGAGGCCCGGGAGCACTTCATCCAGATGGACGGTCCGACGCTCTTCCGGTTCGCCGTCGAGGCCCTCGTCACCGCCTCGCGCCGTGCGCTCGACCGCTCGGGGCTGGCGCCGGACGCCGTCGACCTCTTCGTCCCGCATCAGGCCAACCTGCGGATCCTCGAGGCGGGGATCGAGCGTCTGAAGATCCCCCGCGACCGGATGCTCGTCACCGTCGATCGTTACGCCAACACCGCCGCGGCCACGATCCCGATCGCCCTGGACGAGGCGGTCCGGACCGGCCGGGTGTCCCCGGGGGCGAATCTGCTCATGACCGGGTTCGGGGCCGGGCTCACCTGGGGAGCCGCGGTGCTGCGTTGGACCGGCGGCAAGTCCGAGGGGGGCGGCCCAATTCGTTGA